One part of the Gallus gallus isolate bGalGal1 chromosome 38, bGalGal1.mat.broiler.GRCg7b, whole genome shotgun sequence genome encodes these proteins:
- the EIF3K gene encoding eukaryotic translation initiation factor 3 subunit K: MALFEQMRANVGKLLRGIDRYNPENLATLERYVETQAKENAYDLEANLAVLKLYQFNPAFFQTTVTAQILLKALTNLPHTDFTLCKCMIDQAHQEERPIRQILYLGELLETCHFQSFWQALDENMELLDGIAGFEDSVRKFICHVVGITYQHIDRWLLAEMLGDLSEAQLKVWMSKYGWTEPEPGKVFICNQEESIKPKNIVEKIDFDSVSSIMASSL; this comes from the exons ATGGCGTTGTTTGAGCAGATGAGGGCCAACGTGGGCAAACTGCTGCGGGGAATCGACAG gTACAACCCTGAGAACCTGGCAACGTTGGAGCGCTACGTGGAGACGCAGGCTAAGGAGAATGCCTACGATCTGGAGGCCAACCtggctgtgctgaagct GTACCAGTTCAACCCCGCCTTCTTCCAGACCACAGTGACGGCGCAGATCCTGCTGAAGGCCCTCACCAACCTCCCCCACACTGACTTCACGCTTTGCAAGTGCATGATCGACCAGGCCCAC caggaggagcggCCCATCCGGCAGATCCTGTACctgggggagctgctggagaCGTGCCACTTCCAGTCCTTCTGG CAAGCTCTGGATGagaacatggagctgttggatgGGATTGCCGGCTTTGAGGACTCTGTCCGAAAAT TCATCTGCCACGTGGTGGGTATCACATACCAACACATCGACCGATGGCTGCTGGCTGAGATGCTGGGGGACCTCTCAG AGGCACAGCTGAAGGTGTGGATGAGCAAATATGGGTGGACGGAGCCGGAGCCTGGCAAGGTGTTCATCTGCAACCAGGAGGAGAGCATCAAACCCAAAAACATCGTGGAGAAGATCGACTTCGACA GTGTCTCCAGCATCATGGCCTCGTCGCTCTGA